One region of uncultured Methanolobus sp. genomic DNA includes:
- a CDS encoding 4Fe-4S binding protein, with amino-acid sequence MKIKINISSDILTKPIMAESIVETGVLLNISQAHFDRSHGEVVADVDAEKFEPICKSLTNRGAVVTKLDTPIKWDENECVECSACVSVCPTKVFSLDDDFSLQVDETKCIQCATCVDMCPHNALSLGNSK; translated from the coding sequence TTGAAGATCAAGATCAATATTTCAAGTGACATACTCACAAAACCTATTATGGCTGAATCGATAGTTGAGACCGGCGTACTTCTGAACATCTCACAGGCACATTTTGACCGTTCACATGGTGAAGTGGTTGCAGATGTGGATGCAGAGAAATTCGAGCCAATATGCAAATCCCTGACAAACAGGGGTGCAGTGGTCACAAAACTGGATACGCCTATAAAGTGGGATGAGAATGAATGTGTTGAGTGCAGTGCCTGTGTTTCAGTCTGTCCAACCAAGGTTTTCTCCCTGGATGATGATTTCAGCCTGCAGGTGGACGAGACTAAATGTATCCAGTGTGCAACATGTGTTGACATGTGCCCACATAATGCGCTATCCCTTGGAAATAGCAAGTGA